In Opitutaceae bacterium TAV5, one genomic interval encodes:
- a CDS encoding LacI family transcription regulator, with product MAAIRLKDIATRLGLSVSTVSAALQNREDISQATRDRVGAAVRELGYHPNSLARSLVTRRSQVLGVIVPDLSRSFFSGVLKGMDEVTNPAGYNLLVCNTEEDAVREEQALRMLLARQVDGILLATAHDRNDTAWRQTLRQVRVPVVLVDRRMPGHHFVGGNDETIGAEATEHLAQQGYRRIAHICGPQSVVTAAGRLKGYRRALEKLSLPLAPERVIESNYHAESGGYEAMQKLLALGADQRPDAVFAASDPIAIGALQAALDAGLDIPRDLGLIGVGNHQYSQYLRVPLSTVDQQRARIGREAAQLLLKLIAEEAGKTKRAAGGEKNRATSILIKPQLVARAWSLGPGRGAVSGCTTNPALLRISVH from the coding sequence ATGGCCGCCATCCGTCTGAAAGACATCGCCACCCGGCTCGGTTTGTCTGTCTCCACCGTGAGCGCCGCGCTCCAGAACCGCGAGGACATCAGCCAGGCCACGCGCGACCGCGTGGGGGCGGCGGTGCGCGAACTGGGTTACCATCCCAATTCGCTGGCGCGCAGCCTCGTCACGCGCCGGTCCCAGGTGCTCGGGGTGATCGTGCCCGATCTTTCGCGTTCGTTTTTTTCCGGTGTGCTCAAGGGCATGGACGAGGTGACAAACCCGGCCGGCTACAACCTGCTCGTGTGCAACACGGAGGAGGACGCGGTGCGGGAGGAACAGGCGCTGAGGATGCTGCTGGCCCGTCAGGTGGACGGCATCCTGCTGGCGACGGCGCACGACCGCAACGACACGGCCTGGCGGCAGACTTTGCGGCAGGTGCGGGTGCCGGTGGTGCTGGTGGACCGGCGGATGCCGGGGCACCATTTCGTGGGCGGCAACGACGAGACGATCGGCGCCGAGGCGACGGAGCATCTGGCGCAGCAGGGTTACCGGCGGATCGCGCACATCTGCGGGCCACAGTCGGTGGTGACTGCGGCGGGACGCCTGAAGGGGTACCGCCGGGCATTGGAAAAACTGTCGTTGCCCCTGGCTCCCGAGCGGGTGATCGAGAGCAATTACCACGCGGAGTCGGGCGGCTATGAGGCGATGCAGAAATTGCTCGCGCTCGGAGCGGACCAGCGGCCGGACGCGGTGTTTGCGGCCAGCGATCCGATCGCGATCGGAGCGTTGCAGGCCGCGCTCGATGCGGGGCTGGATATCCCGCGCGATCTCGGGCTGATCGGCGTGGGCAATCACCAGTACAGCCAGTACTTGCGCGTGCCGTTGAGCACGGTGGACCAGCAGCGTGCGCGGATCGGCCGCGAGGCGGCGCAGTTGTTGCTGAAGCTGATCGCGGAAGAGGCAGGCAAGACGAAGCGCGCGGCCGGCGGCGAAAAGAACAGGGCGACGAGCATCCTGATCAAACCGCAACTGGTGGCGAGGGCGTGGTCGCTGGGCCCGGGCAGAGGCGCGGTGTCCGGATGCACCACCAATCCAGCCCTTCTCCGTATTAGTGTCCATTAG
- a CDS encoding dihydroxyacetone kinase subunit K (with DhaL and DhaM forms dihydroxyacetone kinase, which is responsible for phosphorylating dihydroxyacetone; DhaK is the dihydroxyacetone binding subunit of the dihydroxyacetone kinase) — protein sequence MRPFLTKSPDAVEAVLGGIIASSRHPLEQVPGHLALLHRGNPSRRVRILVGGGSGHEPLFLGAVGPGMADAAIAGQVFAAPNPMSVQAAIEACTAPSPRSSVAPEGSLLIYGNYSGDVLNFGFAADEIRQAGGRIDEVRVHDDIASRPPAELEKRRGIAGDIFVIKTTCAAADRGLPFDDVLRIARKACLATRSLGVALGAASSIDTGKPMFDLPAGQIEIGMGLHGEMGVKRSAFEPAATLVPHMLEMILADYAATGSRPARVAAMVNGLGSTTILELLAVSARLREALDTQGVAVSFLRTGQFATSLDMAGFSITLMALDSELEPLLDAPCSSFCYSNPA from the coding sequence ATGAGACCGTTCCTGACAAAATCCCCCGACGCGGTGGAAGCCGTCCTTGGCGGCATCATCGCCTCCAGTCGCCACCCCCTCGAGCAGGTGCCCGGCCACCTCGCGCTGCTCCATCGCGGCAACCCGTCGCGCCGCGTCCGCATCCTCGTCGGCGGCGGCAGCGGACACGAGCCGCTCTTTCTCGGCGCGGTCGGGCCCGGCATGGCCGATGCCGCCATCGCCGGCCAGGTCTTTGCCGCGCCCAACCCGATGTCCGTGCAGGCCGCCATCGAAGCGTGCACCGCGCCCTCGCCCCGCAGTTCCGTCGCGCCCGAGGGCTCGCTCCTCATCTACGGCAACTACTCGGGCGACGTGCTCAATTTCGGTTTTGCCGCCGACGAAATCCGGCAGGCCGGCGGACGGATCGATGAAGTGCGGGTCCACGACGACATCGCCTCCCGGCCGCCCGCCGAGCTGGAAAAACGGCGCGGCATCGCCGGCGACATTTTTGTGATCAAGACCACCTGCGCCGCCGCCGATCGCGGACTGCCTTTCGACGACGTGCTGCGGATCGCCCGCAAGGCGTGTCTGGCCACGCGCTCGCTCGGCGTCGCTCTCGGCGCGGCCTCCTCGATCGACACCGGCAAACCCATGTTCGACCTCCCCGCCGGCCAGATCGAGATCGGCATGGGGCTTCACGGCGAGATGGGTGTGAAACGCTCCGCCTTCGAGCCCGCCGCCACGCTCGTGCCGCACATGCTCGAAATGATCCTCGCCGACTATGCCGCCACCGGCAGCCGCCCCGCCCGCGTCGCCGCGATGGTCAACGGCCTCGGCAGCACCACCATTCTGGAGCTTCTCGCCGTCTCCGCCCGCCTGCGCGAGGCGCTCGACACGCAGGGCGTGGCCGTCTCCTTCCTGCGCACCGGCCAGTTTGCCACCTCGCTCGATATGGCCGGCTTCTCCATCACGCTCATGGCGCTCGACAGCGAACTCGAACCGCTCCTCGACGCGCCGTGCTCCTCCTTCTGTTACAGCAATCCCGCCTGA
- a CDS encoding Dak phosphatase, whose amino-acid sequence MTSATTRPATATGTRDLLIAAFTELVSKKDYLNELDSQLGDGDHGSTIARGGEAAIAALTAKSAPASVNEAFTAAGTAMMTSMGGASGVLFGVFLRAAGLCAPAQTLDAATLAGFIEKGVGELERKTPARVGDKTMMDALIPAAAALRGAAGQPLADALQAAATAARAGSDSTSGMLPRLGRAATLGERARAPRDPGSTSIAILFETLAQKAASLT is encoded by the coding sequence ATGACCTCCGCCACGACCCGACCCGCCACCGCCACCGGGACACGCGACCTGCTGATCGCCGCCTTCACGGAGCTTGTATCGAAAAAGGACTACCTCAACGAACTCGACTCACAGCTCGGCGACGGTGATCACGGCAGCACCATCGCCCGCGGCGGCGAAGCCGCCATCGCCGCCCTCACCGCCAAGTCCGCGCCGGCCTCGGTCAACGAGGCGTTCACCGCCGCCGGCACCGCCATGATGACCAGCATGGGCGGCGCCTCCGGCGTCCTCTTCGGCGTCTTCCTTCGCGCCGCCGGCCTCTGCGCGCCTGCGCAGACGCTCGATGCCGCCACGCTGGCCGGCTTCATCGAAAAAGGCGTCGGCGAACTGGAACGCAAGACGCCCGCCCGTGTCGGTGACAAGACCATGATGGACGCGCTCATCCCCGCGGCCGCCGCTCTCCGCGGCGCCGCCGGGCAGCCGCTCGCCGACGCGCTCCAGGCCGCCGCCACCGCCGCCCGGGCCGGCTCCGACTCCACCTCCGGCATGCTCCCGCGCCTCGGTCGCGCCGCCACGCTCGGCGAACGCGCCCGCGCTCCGCGCGACCCCGGCTCCACCTCCATCGCCATCCTTTTCGAAACCCTCGCGCAGAAAGCCGCCTCCCTGACGTAA
- a CDS encoding sugar ABC transporter substrate-binding protein, giving the protein MNAKIAPPGKSIRRLFLLASALSVLSALLAAGCSKQSGSATAPGASSGEKRTYRFVVIPKVVHPWFDKVNTGARAAAAMLSEQTGHKFEIDYRAPQTADVVVQNEILERSIATRPDGIAFDLLDGEGNRAVLQEALNRKIPVILFDSEAPPGMQLSNVGSDYAVQAELAAERLAKLLNYEGEVAIMQGVPTAPNHRRRAEVHREVFAKYPKMKVVAEGIDNDDIETAQKEAARIISAHPNLRGWVSCDAAGPIGVGLAVKEAGKTGRILSVGLDDLAQLIQLIKEGVVESSSSSKPHMQGYWSVICLWLQTQGITTPEKLDTGVSFITRDMTENYKDL; this is encoded by the coding sequence ATGAACGCCAAAATAGCTCCCCCCGGGAAATCCATCCGGAGATTATTTCTCCTCGCCTCCGCCCTCTCCGTTCTTTCCGCCCTCCTCGCCGCCGGCTGCTCGAAACAGTCCGGCTCCGCGACCGCGCCCGGAGCGTCGTCCGGAGAAAAACGCACCTATCGCTTCGTTGTCATCCCGAAGGTCGTCCACCCGTGGTTCGACAAGGTCAACACCGGAGCCCGGGCCGCCGCCGCCATGCTCTCCGAACAGACCGGCCACAAATTCGAGATCGACTATCGCGCCCCGCAGACGGCCGACGTGGTCGTGCAAAACGAAATCCTCGAACGCTCCATCGCCACCAGACCCGACGGCATCGCCTTCGACCTGCTCGACGGCGAAGGCAACCGCGCCGTTCTCCAGGAGGCGCTCAACCGCAAGATTCCCGTCATCCTCTTCGACTCCGAGGCGCCTCCGGGCATGCAGCTCTCCAACGTCGGCAGCGACTACGCCGTGCAAGCCGAACTCGCGGCCGAGCGCCTCGCCAAGCTCCTCAACTACGAAGGCGAGGTCGCCATCATGCAGGGCGTGCCGACCGCGCCCAACCACCGCCGCCGGGCCGAAGTTCACCGGGAGGTTTTTGCCAAATATCCGAAGATGAAAGTCGTCGCCGAAGGCATCGACAACGATGACATCGAGACCGCCCAGAAGGAAGCCGCCCGCATCATCTCCGCCCATCCCAACCTTCGCGGCTGGGTGTCGTGCGACGCTGCCGGCCCCATCGGCGTCGGCCTCGCCGTCAAGGAAGCCGGCAAGACGGGCAGGATCCTCTCCGTCGGCCTCGACGACCTCGCCCAGCTCATCCAGCTCATCAAGGAGGGCGTCGTCGAATCCTCCTCCTCCAGCAAGCCCCACATGCAGGGCTACTGGTCGGTGATCTGCCTCTGGCTGCAGACGCAGGGCATCACCACGCCCGAAAAACTCGACACCGGCGTGAGCTTCATCACCCGCGACATGACAGAAAACTACAAGGACCTCTGA
- a CDS encoding sugar ABC transporter ATP-binding protein has protein sequence MAIIEARGILKRFPGVVALRGLNLAIQPATVHCIIGENGAGKSTFVKILTGVYTPDEGEVIIDGNDALHHPHLFEKIAYVPQELSLFPHMTVAENLFMPFSRSGIDGCLITGSRLNKAALPWLEKFHLDVRPSAFVRNLTVSEQQLLQIARALTNRHAEALILDEPTTSLTDREAERLFRIVRQLKSEGRSIIFISHKLDEIYAIGDDITVLRNGEQVGHAPASAMSQRQLISLMSGKDIDLDEIFRPARPPGDVVLEVKGLGGPRFRDISFTLREGEILGFAGLVGAGRSEIMQTLYGYLPQSGGEVHINGDDRPWKFRNPTQALRRGLLYLPEERKLHGILPHLSVRQNIGISVLRETAPRGFISLRKEAEVSREVIGTYEVKTAGDDKKIVFLSGGNQQKVIIGRAMRTVPKVLIFDEPTKGIDVKAKADIYRIMRRLAEEQRVGIILVSSEMKELLKCSSRIVTIYHGSKTGEFDTATATGEQILGAIIGVKEPAHTS, from the coding sequence ATGGCCATCATCGAAGCACGCGGCATCCTCAAGCGGTTCCCCGGTGTCGTCGCCCTGCGCGGCCTCAACCTCGCCATCCAGCCCGCCACCGTCCACTGCATCATCGGTGAAAACGGCGCGGGCAAGAGCACCTTCGTCAAAATCCTCACCGGCGTCTACACGCCCGACGAAGGCGAGGTCATCATCGACGGCAACGACGCTCTCCATCACCCGCACCTGTTCGAAAAAATCGCCTACGTGCCCCAGGAGCTGAGCCTCTTCCCGCACATGACCGTGGCGGAAAACCTCTTCATGCCATTCTCCCGCTCCGGCATCGACGGCTGCCTGATCACCGGCTCCCGCCTCAACAAGGCCGCCCTCCCCTGGCTCGAAAAATTTCACCTCGACGTGCGCCCTTCCGCGTTCGTGCGAAACCTCACCGTATCGGAACAGCAACTACTCCAGATCGCCCGCGCCCTCACCAACCGCCACGCCGAGGCGCTCATCCTCGACGAGCCCACCACCTCGCTCACCGACCGCGAGGCCGAGCGGCTTTTCCGGATCGTCCGCCAGCTCAAGAGCGAGGGCCGCTCCATCATCTTCATCTCCCACAAGCTCGACGAAATCTATGCCATCGGCGACGACATCACCGTGCTGCGCAACGGCGAGCAGGTCGGCCACGCGCCCGCCTCCGCAATGAGCCAGCGCCAGCTCATCAGCCTCATGTCGGGCAAGGACATCGACCTCGACGAAATCTTCCGCCCCGCCCGCCCGCCCGGCGACGTCGTGCTCGAGGTCAAGGGACTCGGCGGCCCCCGTTTCCGCGACATCTCGTTCACGCTCCGCGAAGGCGAGATTCTCGGGTTCGCCGGCCTCGTCGGCGCCGGCCGCTCCGAGATCATGCAGACGCTCTACGGCTACCTCCCGCAATCCGGCGGCGAGGTCCACATCAACGGCGACGACCGCCCCTGGAAATTCCGCAATCCCACGCAGGCCCTGCGCCGCGGCCTGCTCTACCTGCCCGAGGAACGCAAACTCCACGGCATCCTCCCGCACCTCAGCGTGCGCCAGAACATCGGCATCTCCGTCCTCCGCGAAACCGCGCCCCGCGGCTTCATCTCGCTTCGCAAGGAAGCCGAGGTCTCCCGCGAAGTCATCGGCACCTACGAGGTGAAGACCGCCGGTGACGACAAGAAGATCGTCTTCCTCAGCGGCGGCAACCAGCAAAAAGTCATCATCGGCCGCGCCATGCGCACCGTGCCGAAAGTCCTCATCTTCGACGAGCCCACCAAGGGCATCGACGTGAAGGCCAAGGCCGACATCTACCGCATCATGCGCCGCCTCGCCGAAGAGCAGCGCGTCGGCATCATCCTCGTGTCTTCCGAGATGAAGGAGCTGCTCAAGTGCTCCAGCCGCATCGTCACCATTTACCACGGCTCCAAAACCGGCGAATTCGACACTGCCACCGCCACCGGCGAGCAGATCCTCGGCGCCATCATCGGAGTCAAGGAACCCGCGCACACATCATGA
- a CDS encoding triosephosphate isomerase (Reversibly isomerizes the ketone sugar dihydroxyacetone phosphate to the aldehyde sugar glyceraldehyde-3-phosphate) yields the protein MKTRFLLGTNWKMFKTNTQAAAWVTGVARLFTGFSPPPGLLLFAIPSFPSLVPVRALVSHHRLPLQIGAQNVHWAPEGEFTGEVSIPMLQDIPVDLVEIGHSERRHKFGETDEDVNRKTLATLAAGLTALVCIGETGAEKRRDSGRALLARQLDAALRGVTPEHLSRLLVAYEPVWAIGEQGEPATPDYAASRHALLRALLAARFGDAAAARVPLLYGGSVNTDNYLDYARLADVDGLFVGRAAWTPEGFVALARGLTEKILSRS from the coding sequence ATGAAAACCCGATTCCTCCTCGGCACCAACTGGAAGATGTTCAAAACCAATACGCAGGCCGCCGCCTGGGTGACCGGAGTGGCGCGGCTGTTCACCGGCTTCTCTCCGCCGCCCGGGTTGTTGTTGTTTGCCATTCCGTCGTTCCCCTCGCTCGTGCCGGTGCGCGCGCTCGTCTCGCATCACCGCCTGCCATTGCAGATCGGCGCGCAAAACGTCCACTGGGCGCCCGAGGGAGAATTCACCGGCGAGGTCTCGATCCCGATGTTGCAGGATATTCCGGTCGATCTCGTGGAGATCGGTCATTCCGAACGTCGCCACAAGTTCGGCGAGACGGACGAGGACGTGAATCGCAAGACGCTCGCCACCCTCGCCGCCGGTCTCACCGCGCTCGTCTGCATCGGCGAAACGGGTGCCGAAAAACGGCGTGATTCCGGACGCGCCCTGCTTGCCCGCCAGCTCGACGCCGCCCTCCGCGGTGTGACCCCGGAGCACCTCTCCCGCCTTCTCGTCGCCTACGAACCGGTGTGGGCGATCGGGGAACAGGGCGAACCCGCCACGCCCGACTATGCTGCCAGCCGCCACGCCCTTTTGCGCGCCCTGCTCGCCGCGCGTTTCGGCGACGCTGCGGCCGCGCGCGTGCCGCTTCTTTACGGAGGCAGTGTCAACACGGACAATTACCTCGACTACGCCCGGCTCGCCGACGTGGACGGCCTCTTTGTCGGCCGCGCCGCCTGGACACCGGAAGGCTTCGTGGCGCTCGCCCGCGGTCTCACCGAAAAGATCCTCTCCCGTTCCTGA
- a CDS encoding LacI family transcription regulator: MAAVAAAAGVSKNAVSLALRGDRQIPAATRGQIEAVAARLGYVRNPVVAELMGELRKEHAPAFRRTLALVNANEDPHAFERHPTIPVYVAGCHERAAFHGYKFDEFWLHNPEANGDRLHRIFRARGIRGIVVTGLMHGNVLPARFASLWPHYPCVVTGVRTQGPTLSFCCVDHHALVMEAMARTLRLGYRRPALVVDEHIDLLVDRRFSAGMWVGQQALPAARRLPGFFQVREARENPAVFAKWFRRVRPDAILTLYRRVRDWLADLGVEAPRDIGLVQLERRRGTMDWAGMDQHNDLTGAAAVDMLVSMMHGREEGVPEFPRATLIGASWRDGATAQGRANG; the protein is encoded by the coding sequence ATGGCGGCGGTGGCGGCGGCGGCGGGGGTTTCCAAGAACGCCGTGTCGCTGGCGTTGCGCGGCGACCGGCAGATCCCGGCCGCCACGCGCGGGCAGATCGAGGCCGTGGCGGCGCGGCTCGGGTATGTGCGCAATCCCGTCGTGGCGGAGCTGATGGGAGAACTGCGCAAGGAGCACGCACCGGCCTTTCGCCGGACGCTGGCGCTGGTCAATGCCAACGAGGACCCGCATGCCTTCGAGCGTCATCCGACGATCCCGGTGTATGTGGCCGGGTGTCACGAACGCGCGGCATTTCACGGTTACAAGTTCGACGAATTCTGGCTGCACAATCCCGAAGCGAACGGCGACCGGCTGCACCGGATTTTCCGGGCGCGCGGGATTCGCGGGATCGTCGTGACCGGGCTCATGCACGGCAATGTGTTGCCGGCGCGATTTGCGAGCCTGTGGCCGCATTATCCGTGCGTGGTCACGGGTGTGCGCACGCAAGGGCCGACGTTGTCGTTTTGCTGTGTGGACCACCATGCGCTGGTCATGGAGGCGATGGCGCGGACGCTGCGTCTCGGCTACCGCAGGCCGGCGCTGGTCGTGGATGAGCACATCGATCTGCTGGTGGACCGGCGGTTCAGCGCGGGCATGTGGGTGGGGCAGCAGGCGTTGCCGGCGGCGCGGCGGTTGCCGGGGTTTTTTCAGGTGCGGGAGGCGCGCGAGAACCCGGCGGTGTTTGCGAAGTGGTTCAGGCGTGTGCGGCCGGATGCGATCCTGACGCTCTACCGGCGCGTGCGCGACTGGCTCGCCGACCTCGGGGTGGAGGCGCCGCGCGACATCGGCCTGGTGCAACTGGAACGCCGCCGCGGCACGATGGACTGGGCGGGCATGGACCAGCACAACGACCTGACCGGCGCGGCCGCCGTGGACATGCTGGTGAGCATGATGCACGGCCGCGAGGAGGGTGTACCGGAGTTTCCGCGCGCGACACTGATCGGCGCGTCTTGGCGCGATGGCGCGACGGCGCAGGGGAGGGCGAACGGGTGA
- a CDS encoding transcriptional regulator, translated as MKVNQQQIAKALNLSVITVSRALRDHPDLAADTKSRILQKARELGYTKFQARTQMMGGTGIFRETSGGNGNGHPTRVGILLYESDEAHQADLLRSDVRRSIFLALQKECQRREVETMIETPAAGDIPLLVKNRTVNGVFLFGRYTEAAARLLGDTPALAVSSFISCGGLPRIVADNAGGMREATEYLIGMGHKKILFVGSADSRTQIFRERADGYVVAMHRAGLASEVYFTPETKEVPNDLLRRFTAIACSSDSMAYTLQNQMFARGWKLPEECSMVAFDNLVAQDRSLKVTSYGPDWDLMGRLAAGLLLARPLDLQGNNVVVTVPGKLVVRSSAVAVA; from the coding sequence ATGAAAGTGAACCAACAGCAGATCGCCAAGGCGCTAAATCTTTCCGTCATCACGGTTTCGCGAGCGTTGCGCGATCACCCGGACTTGGCTGCCGACACCAAGAGCCGCATCCTCCAGAAAGCCCGCGAACTCGGTTACACCAAATTTCAGGCGCGCACCCAAATGATGGGAGGCACCGGAATTTTTCGTGAGACGTCCGGCGGCAATGGCAACGGGCACCCGACACGGGTCGGCATCCTGCTCTACGAAAGCGATGAGGCGCATCAGGCCGACCTGCTCAGGTCCGATGTGCGACGGAGTATTTTTCTTGCCCTGCAAAAGGAGTGCCAGCGTCGCGAGGTGGAAACCATGATCGAAACACCTGCGGCAGGCGACATCCCCCTGCTCGTCAAAAACCGGACGGTGAACGGCGTGTTTTTATTTGGCCGCTACACGGAGGCGGCGGCGCGGTTGCTGGGTGACACGCCGGCGCTGGCGGTGAGCAGTTTCATCAGTTGCGGCGGCCTGCCGCGCATCGTGGCCGACAACGCCGGCGGAATGCGCGAAGCAACGGAATATCTGATCGGGATGGGCCACAAAAAAATCCTGTTCGTGGGCAGCGCGGATTCACGCACGCAGATTTTCCGCGAGCGTGCCGATGGCTATGTCGTGGCCATGCATCGGGCAGGACTGGCATCCGAGGTGTATTTCACGCCGGAGACCAAGGAGGTGCCGAATGATCTGCTACGCCGCTTCACCGCCATCGCCTGCTCCAGTGACAGCATGGCTTACACGCTCCAGAACCAGATGTTCGCGCGCGGGTGGAAGCTGCCAGAGGAGTGCAGCATGGTGGCGTTCGACAATCTGGTGGCTCAGGATCGTTCGCTCAAGGTGACGAGCTACGGGCCCGACTGGGACTTGATGGGACGCCTCGCCGCCGGGTTGCTGCTCGCGCGTCCGCTCGACTTGCAGGGCAACAACGTCGTCGTAACGGTGCCGGGAAAACTCGTCGTGCGCAGCTCGGCGGTGGCCGTGGCGTGA
- a CDS encoding PEP-CTERM motif protein yields the protein MKPYLQNSHPVPSRLAATALTAFLVAVALPAINALSISQSATAPDTNVIASSGSTTPHASANVQYNRSANSDRFGGFLFSLAGAADLGAVTVYVHSYGYDTAKNPNPETTAAFSVSIVAFNSEISDEGSHTIGEPGASWTTPPAAPTLYSTVYSETVTMPSSLVAEQFLTFTFSNSVSLAAGTTYGIVFHWLDSTAGNSINIRSAGTASSARNFRTTWARSSGVVTQYDTTVEAATTRESLFILQSATSNIPEPATNAALLGVAALVGIVACRFRRRSS from the coding sequence ATGAAACCATATCTCCAAAATTCCCATCCAGTCCCTTCACGGCTCGCCGCGACCGCCTTGACCGCCTTTTTGGTGGCGGTGGCCCTTCCCGCCATCAATGCCCTCTCCATCAGTCAGTCAGCGACGGCTCCCGATACAAATGTGATCGCAAGCAGCGGCTCCACGACCCCGCATGCGTCGGCTAATGTGCAGTACAACCGCAGCGCCAATAGTGACCGGTTTGGCGGGTTCCTCTTCAGTCTGGCGGGTGCGGCCGATCTGGGGGCGGTGACGGTTTATGTGCATTCGTACGGTTATGATACCGCAAAGAATCCCAATCCTGAGACGACGGCGGCGTTCTCGGTTTCCATTGTGGCCTTCAACAGCGAGATTTCAGATGAAGGATCGCACACGATTGGGGAGCCCGGAGCATCCTGGACCACCCCTCCGGCGGCTCCCACGCTTTATTCGACCGTGTATTCGGAAACAGTGACCATGCCTTCCAGCCTGGTGGCGGAGCAGTTCCTCACGTTCACTTTCTCAAATTCAGTTTCACTGGCGGCGGGGACGACGTATGGGATTGTGTTCCACTGGCTCGACAGCACCGCAGGAAATAGCATTAACATTCGTTCTGCAGGCACGGCCAGCTCGGCCCGAAATTTCCGAACGACTTGGGCGAGAAGCAGTGGCGTAGTGACCCAATATGATACCACGGTGGAGGCAGCGACCACCAGAGAAAGTCTTTTCATCCTTCAAAGTGCCACTTCCAATATACCCGAGCCTGCGACCAACGCGGCACTTTTGGGAGTTGCCGCGCTGGTCGGAATCGTGGCCTGCCGCTTCCGCCGTCGCTCTTCCTGA
- a CDS encoding N-terminal cleavage protein, which translates to MNNHKHRAFTLIELLTVIAIIGILAAIALPTISHVRETAKKAKCISNLRQIGVALQAFASDHKNQIMGRQYKAEFKSDGVSATYTHWYRRLGREGYVSKGNQHGDSDIFLCPSIAPRSLSDLAVSDTDVLNGRYGMRMWGPEGDNDTYNKAKDGDGLLPLSAIESPADFFLVADSYRNHAGLEPVQGYCIGQGDDQWRVGLRHGNRAHAVFADGHVAAKDREYFENVHSRQKNAHSSVVNKAFKVWPE; encoded by the coding sequence ATGAACAATCACAAGCACCGCGCATTTACCCTCATCGAGTTACTGACGGTCATCGCTATTATTGGCATTTTGGCGGCAATCGCTTTGCCGACAATCAGCCATGTGCGCGAAACGGCGAAAAAGGCGAAATGCATTTCCAACCTGCGTCAAATCGGCGTTGCGCTGCAAGCGTTCGCCAGCGACCACAAAAATCAAATCATGGGACGCCAATACAAAGCCGAGTTCAAAAGCGACGGCGTCAGTGCGACCTATACGCACTGGTATCGACGGCTTGGTCGAGAGGGCTACGTTAGCAAGGGCAATCAACATGGCGACTCGGATATTTTTCTTTGTCCATCCATCGCGCCAAGGTCCTTGAGTGATCTGGCGGTGTCGGATACCGATGTATTGAATGGTCGCTACGGGATGCGGATGTGGGGTCCGGAGGGTGACAACGATACCTACAACAAAGCCAAGGACGGCGATGGGCTGTTGCCCTTGTCGGCGATTGAGTCACCGGCAGATTTTTTTCTCGTGGCCGATTCGTATCGCAACCATGCAGGCTTGGAGCCGGTGCAGGGCTATTGCATCGGCCAGGGTGACGACCAGTGGCGCGTCGGGCTGCGCCACGGCAACCGTGCTCATGCGGTTTTTGCCGACGGACATGTCGCCGCCAAAGACCGCGAGTATTTTGAAAATGTCCACTCTCGCCAGAAAAACGCGCATTCCAGCGTCGTGAACAAGGCGTTCAAAGTGTGGCCGGAGTGA